The following proteins come from a genomic window of Mariniflexile sp. TRM1-10:
- a CDS encoding glyceraldehyde-3-phosphate dehydrogenase yields MPINKNYEKELAFQADRRKATVEFIKIVNDLWYDKSIELVIFRNQLIDRNVSQILNLHEYAGKFVQKPISIFDSVEIAQTIKSMEIPPAKLDIGKLTYEYHLEENNYNSTRGFISEKLKGASKAEYFKPKNVILYGFGRIGRLVARELMARTGKGSQLRLRAIVIRGPIDTQMLEKRAALLRNDSVHSDFSGSVSIDAQNNALIINGTTVNIISANAPEEIDYTKYGIDNALVIDNTGAYRDKTNLSRHLKSKGVDKVLLTAPGKEVPNIVYGVNHLENNPDTLHIFSAASCTTNAITPVLKVIEDSFGIKSGHIETIHAYTNDQNLVDNLHSKYRRGRAAGLNMVITETGAGSAVAKALPSLTGKLTSNAIRVPVPNGSLAILNLELKNKTSIDGINTTLKKYALEGDLVEQIKYELSDELVSTDIVGCSAPAIYDSKATIMRPDGKNVVLYIWYDNEYGYSQQVIRLAKYIAKVRRFTYY; encoded by the coding sequence ATGCCCATTAACAAAAATTATGAGAAAGAATTAGCTTTTCAAGCTGACCGTAGAAAAGCCACCGTAGAGTTTATAAAAATCGTGAACGACTTGTGGTACGATAAATCTATTGAGCTAGTCATTTTTAGAAATCAGTTAATTGACCGGAATGTGAGTCAAATTTTAAACTTGCACGAATATGCTGGTAAATTTGTACAAAAACCCATTTCTATTTTCGATTCTGTTGAAATTGCCCAAACTATAAAATCTATGGAAATTCCACCGGCAAAATTGGATATTGGCAAATTAACCTATGAATATCATTTAGAAGAAAATAATTACAATTCCACCAGAGGATTTATTTCCGAAAAATTAAAAGGTGCCAGTAAAGCTGAATATTTTAAACCTAAAAATGTTATACTTTATGGTTTTGGCAGAATTGGTAGATTAGTTGCCCGCGAATTAATGGCACGTACAGGTAAAGGTAGTCAGTTACGTTTAAGAGCCATTGTCATTCGGGGCCCTATTGATACCCAAATGCTTGAAAAAAGAGCTGCACTATTACGTAACGATTCTGTTCATAGCGATTTTTCTGGTTCCGTATCTATTGATGCACAAAACAATGCCTTAATAATTAATGGTACTACCGTAAACATTATTTCTGCAAATGCACCGGAAGAGATAGATTATACCAAATATGGCATCGACAATGCCTTAGTTATTGATAATACAGGTGCTTATAGAGACAAAACAAATTTAAGCAGGCATTTGAAATCCAAAGGTGTTGATAAGGTTTTACTAACAGCCCCCGGAAAAGAAGTGCCTAATATCGTGTATGGCGTTAATCATTTAGAAAACAACCCCGACACGCTTCATATCTTTTCGGCAGCTTCGTGTACCACCAATGCTATAACACCCGTTTTAAAAGTTATTGAAGATTCTTTTGGAATAAAAAGTGGGCATATAGAAACGATTCACGCCTATACAAACGACCAAAATTTAGTTGATAACCTTCATAGTAAATACCGTCGTGGGCGTGCTGCAGGTTTAAATATGGTTATTACCGAAACTGGCGCAGGTAGTGCTGTTGCAAAAGCATTGCCTAGCTTAACTGGCAAACTAACCTCTAATGCCATTCGTGTTCCTGTGCCAAATGGGTCGCTAGCGATTCTTAATTTAGAATTAAAAAACAAAACTTCTATTGATGGCATCAATACCACATTAAAAAAATATGCTTTAGAAGGTGATTTGGTTGAACAAATAAAATATGAATTAAGTGACGAATTGGTATCTACCGATATTGTTGGCTGTTCGGCTCCTGCCATTTATGATAGTAAAGCAACGATAATGCGTCCGGACGGCAAAAATGTGGTGCTCTATATTTGGTACGATAACGAATATGGCTATAGCCAACAAGTTATTAGACTTGCTAAATACATCGCCAAAGTAAGACGTTTTACTTACTATTAA